One window of Deinococcus planocerae genomic DNA carries:
- a CDS encoding HIT family protein: MRVVVDLDGTLLAKREAEWAHWLAHPGDNPQITRADFGEGEVLLENDLCVYTQSSRYFEGLPHSGLIVTKRPCATVFDLTPEEAAATHALLAEVKAHLDATVKPDGYTVGWNVFPAGGQHLPHVHLHVIPRWHTDASAGAGVRYFLKEAARQARPLSPGGHP; this comes from the coding sequence ATGAGGGTCGTCGTGGACCTCGACGGCACCCTGCTCGCCAAGCGGGAGGCGGAGTGGGCGCACTGGCTCGCGCACCCGGGGGACAATCCGCAGATCACTCGCGCGGATTTTGGAGAGGGTGAGGTTCTTCTAGAAAACGACCTCTGTGTCTATACGCAAAGCTCGCGGTACTTCGAGGGCCTGCCCCACTCCGGCCTGATCGTCACCAAGCGGCCCTGCGCCACCGTCTTCGACCTCACCCCCGAGGAGGCCGCCGCCACCCACGCCCTGCTCGCCGAGGTCAAGGCGCACCTCGACGCCACCGTGAAGCCCGACGGGTACACGGTGGGCTGGAACGTCTTCCCGGCGGGGGGCCAGCACCTCCCCCACGTCCACCTGCACGTCATCCCCCGCTGGCATACGGACGCCTCGGCGGGGGCGGGCGTTCGTTACTTCCTCAAGGAGGCCGCGCGTCAGGCCCGGCCTCTTTCCCCGGGAGGGCACCCATGA
- a CDS encoding GNAT family N-acetyltransferase — translation MTLDQGTHVKLRQAGGEADLDTLRDLILAVGLSSERGAITATFQGSTYWIADLDGRPAGCIGLEHGEGASLIRSATVLPHARRQGLGRALATSALTQATLRGDRAVYLFSSDAGPFWEQFGFTRVAPETVAAALPQTPQVRSGECRGWLKDEVGWMRALGAPSWPGGA, via the coding sequence ATGACCCTGGACCAAGGCACCCACGTCAAGCTCCGGCAGGCGGGGGGCGAGGCCGACCTCGACACCCTGCGCGACCTCATCCTGGCGGTGGGCCTGAGCAGCGAACGCGGCGCGATCACGGCGACCTTCCAGGGCTCGACGTACTGGATCGCCGACCTCGACGGGCGGCCCGCCGGGTGCATCGGCCTGGAACATGGGGAGGGGGCTTCTCTCATCCGCTCGGCCACCGTGCTGCCCCACGCGCGGCGGCAGGGGCTGGGGCGGGCGCTGGCGACGAGCGCGCTGACCCAGGCGACCCTGCGCGGCGACCGGGCGGTGTACCTGTTTTCGAGTGACGCGGGGCCCTTCTGGGAGCAGTTCGGCTTCACGCGGGTGGCGCCCGAGACGGTGGCCGCCGCCCTGCCGCAGACGCCCCAGGTTCGCAGCGGCGAGTGCCGGGGGTGGTTGAAAGACGAGGTGGGCTGGATGCGGGCCCTGGGTGCGCCGTCCTGGCCGGGGGGAGCCTGA
- a CDS encoding GNAT family N-acetyltransferase: protein MTDPNVKIRLAGPQDKETVTRVMQEAGLETEAALAEGTTYWIATRGEQPVGAIGLEHGDGASLLRGAAVLPNVRGTGLGRRLVMGAVQYAQGRGDRAIYMFSKGGDWSNFGFQQVPLAVVMGELPDTPQIRAYRARSERPGGTTWMRPLDRAASKA, encoded by the coding sequence ATGACCGACCCCAATGTGAAGATCCGACTCGCTGGCCCCCAGGACAAGGAGACCGTCACCCGCGTGATGCAGGAGGCCGGGCTGGAGACGGAGGCGGCCCTCGCCGAGGGCACGACCTACTGGATCGCCACGCGCGGCGAACAACCCGTGGGCGCCATCGGCCTGGAACACGGGGACGGGGCCTCGCTGCTGCGCGGCGCGGCGGTGCTGCCGAATGTGCGCGGAACTGGGCTGGGCCGCCGCCTCGTGATGGGGGCCGTGCAGTACGCCCAGGGGCGGGGCGACCGGGCGATCTACATGTTCAGCAAGGGGGGCGACTGGAGCAACTTCGGCTTCCAGCAAGTCCCCCTCGCCGTGGTGATGGGCGAGCTGCCCGACACGCCCCAGATTCGTGCCTACCGCGCCCGCAGCGAGCGCCCCGGCGGCACGACCTGGATGCGTCCGCTCGACCGGGCGGCGAGCAAGGCGTAG
- a CDS encoding N-acetyltransferase: MTLLSLDSIAVPDLHPQAPLSTRKARLSDIDAIHELIGYWAARGLMLVRSKALLAETIRDFHLVLAEPHGGRPGGLAGVCGLHMLAPDLAEVRGLAIHPNMQGRGLGKQLVEACEAEARDIALPALFAWTYQQGFFEKCGFTRIEKTNLHPKVWSECQRCAFFENCNEIAMYKELG; the protein is encoded by the coding sequence ATGACCCTCCTCTCCCTCGACTCCATCGCCGTTCCCGACCTGCACCCGCAGGCGCCGCTGAGCACCCGCAAGGCCCGGCTGTCCGACATCGACGCCATCCACGAGCTGATCGGCTACTGGGCGGCGCGGGGCCTGATGCTGGTGCGCTCCAAGGCCCTGCTCGCCGAGACGATCCGCGACTTCCACCTCGTGCTCGCCGAGCCTCACGGGGGCAGGCCGGGCGGGCTGGCGGGGGTCTGCGGCCTGCACATGCTCGCGCCCGATCTGGCGGAGGTGCGCGGCCTCGCCATTCACCCCAACATGCAGGGGCGGGGGCTGGGCAAACAGCTCGTGGAGGCCTGCGAGGCCGAGGCGCGTGACATCGCCCTGCCCGCCCTCTTCGCGTGGACGTACCAGCAGGGCTTTTTCGAGAAGTGCGGCTTTACCCGGATCGAGAAGACGAACCTGCACCCGAAGGTGTGGAGCGAATGCCAGCGGTGCGCGTTCTTCGAGAACTGCAATGAGATAGCGATGTATAAGGAGCTGGGGTAA
- the carA gene encoding glutamine-hydrolyzing carbamoyl-phosphate synthase small subunit → MIRKERAILALEDGTVYRGYAFGHRGETVGEVVFNTSMTGYQEIMTDPSYNGQIVTITYPHVGNYGVAIYDMESNKPYVRGFISREFSGDYSNHRAQQSLESFMQQYGVVSIQGIDTRALVRRLRTGGVVKGVIAHRSYTHPEDPYGEFSPAEEQVYVGRARDHQDIDGHDMTREVTTSLPYAFPTLRHGKRVVLMDFGIKHTIIERLAEVGIEPIVVPAHTTPAQIMALQPHGLFLSNGPGDPAPLEYAHKTAWELMGLLPTFGICLGHQILGLAAGGRTFKMKFGHRGGNQPVKNLLTGNVEITSQNHGYAVDIESIPNGAFVATHVNLNDQTLEGMAHSRYPVFSVQYHPEASPGPHDSRYLFDRFIEEIDAFDGTSGTPVEKATAGRLGI, encoded by the coding sequence ATGATCCGAAAAGAACGCGCCATCCTCGCCCTCGAAGACGGCACCGTGTACCGGGGCTACGCCTTCGGGCACCGGGGCGAGACGGTCGGCGAGGTGGTGTTCAACACCTCCATGACGGGGTACCAGGAGATCATGACCGACCCCTCGTACAACGGGCAGATCGTGACCATCACCTACCCCCACGTCGGGAACTACGGGGTGGCGATCTACGACATGGAGAGCAACAAGCCCTACGTGCGCGGCTTCATCTCCCGCGAGTTCTCGGGTGACTACTCCAACCACCGCGCCCAGCAGTCGCTGGAGAGCTTCATGCAGCAGTACGGCGTGGTGAGCATCCAGGGCATCGACACCCGGGCGCTCGTGCGGCGGCTGCGGACGGGCGGCGTGGTCAAGGGCGTGATCGCGCACCGCTCGTACACCCACCCGGAGGACCCCTACGGCGAGTTCTCGCCCGCCGAGGAGCAGGTCTACGTGGGGCGCGCCCGTGACCACCAGGACATCGACGGGCACGACATGACGAGGGAAGTCACGACCTCCCTGCCCTACGCCTTCCCCACCCTGCGGCACGGCAAGCGCGTGGTGCTGATGGACTTCGGCATCAAGCACACCATCATCGAGCGGCTGGCGGAGGTCGGCATCGAGCCCATCGTCGTGCCCGCGCACACCACCCCGGCCCAGATCATGGCGCTCCAGCCGCACGGCCTCTTCCTGTCGAACGGCCCCGGTGACCCCGCGCCCCTAGAGTACGCGCACAAGACCGCCTGGGAGCTGATGGGCCTGCTGCCCACCTTCGGCATCTGCCTGGGGCACCAGATTCTGGGCCTCGCGGCGGGAGGGCGCACCTTCAAGATGAAGTTCGGGCACCGGGGCGGAAACCAGCCCGTCAAGAATCTGCTTACCGGGAACGTGGAGATCACCTCGCAAAACCACGGGTACGCGGTGGACATCGAGTCGATTCCGAACGGTGCCTTCGTCGCCACGCACGTCAACCTCAACGATCAGACGCTGGAGGGGATGGCGCACTCGCGCTACCCGGTCTTCTCGGTGCAGTACCACCCGGAGGCGAGCCCGGGGCCGCACGACAGCCGCTACCTCTTCGACCGCTTCATCGAGGAGATCGACGCCTTCGACGGGACGAGCGGCACGCCGGTGGAGAAGGCGACCGCGGGGCGGCTGGGCATCTGA
- the ung gene encoding uracil-DNA glycosylase, giving the protein MTDQPSLFDLPPQSDTKDAPPAVHLPGGWDEVLAGETSKPYFRDLLAFVAREREAGPVYPAQEDVFNALAYTPYDGVKVFILGQDPYHGAGQAHGLSFSVRPGVRPPPSLGNIYKELRDDVGFKPPKHGYLVPWARQGVLLLNAVLTVRQAEPNSHAGKGWETFTDAVIRAVNAKPTRVVFVLWGAYARKKAKLITGGQHVIIESAHPSPLSVAKFLGTKPFSKVNAALEEAGETPIDWQLPEKAEEQ; this is encoded by the coding sequence ATGACGGACCAACCCAGCCTGTTCGACCTGCCGCCTCAATCGGATACCAAGGACGCCCCCCCCGCCGTCCACCTCCCCGGCGGTTGGGACGAGGTGCTCGCCGGGGAGACATCTAAGCCCTATTTCCGCGACCTCCTCGCCTTCGTGGCCCGCGAGCGCGAGGCGGGCCCCGTGTACCCGGCCCAGGAGGACGTGTTCAACGCGCTCGCCTACACCCCCTACGATGGGGTCAAGGTCTTCATCCTCGGCCAGGACCCCTACCACGGGGCGGGGCAGGCGCACGGCCTGAGCTTCAGCGTGCGGCCCGGCGTACGTCCGCCGCCCAGCCTCGGGAACATCTACAAGGAGTTGCGCGACGACGTGGGCTTCAAGCCCCCCAAGCACGGCTACCTGGTGCCCTGGGCGCGGCAGGGCGTGTTGCTCCTCAACGCCGTCCTCACCGTGCGGCAGGCTGAACCCAACAGCCACGCGGGGAAGGGGTGGGAGACCTTCACCGACGCCGTGATCCGCGCCGTCAACGCCAAGCCGACCCGGGTCGTCTTCGTGCTGTGGGGCGCCTACGCCCGCAAGAAGGCGAAGCTCATTACGGGGGGGCAGCACGTGATCATCGAGTCCGCGCACCCCAGCCCCCTGAGCGTGGCGAAGTTCCTGGGCACGAAACCCTTTTCCAAGGTGAACGCCGCGCTGGAGGAGGCGGGGGAGACGCCGATTGACTGGCAGCTTCCCGAGAAGGCGGAGGAGCAGTAG
- a CDS encoding DNA topoisomerase IB: MPSRTELLQDEYLRREGNDPKAFRYFWPDGEEYTDEEGILRIAALAVPPAYEGVYVSPDPDAELQAFGRDAAGRLQYRYHPDFMQAGALKKWQRLTRFADALPTLRMVTASDLRLSGLPRRKVLALMTRLLHVAHFRVGSDAYARAHKTYGLSTLRQRHVKVEGGTVTFTFRGKHGVHQHRVIRDRTLANNIARLLELPGPWLFQSVEEDGTRLRVRAPDLNAYLREVVGPFTAKDFRTWGGTLVAAEFLAEAGAPGSERQARKTLVECVKYVAEDLGNTPAVTRGSYICPVIFDRYQEGKVLDDYEPRAGRAEPDLEGLTRAEAALKRMLESEKTLRTPRTRRKEKVAA; encoded by the coding sequence ATGCCCAGCCGCACCGAACTCCTCCAGGATGAGTACCTGCGCCGCGAGGGGAACGATCCCAAAGCCTTCCGCTACTTCTGGCCCGACGGGGAGGAGTACACGGACGAGGAGGGCATCCTTCGCATTGCCGCCCTCGCCGTGCCCCCCGCATACGAGGGCGTGTACGTCTCCCCCGACCCCGACGCCGAGTTGCAGGCGTTCGGGCGGGACGCTGCCGGGCGGCTCCAGTACCGCTACCACCCAGACTTCATGCAGGCGGGCGCGCTGAAGAAGTGGCAACGCCTTACGCGTTTCGCGGACGCGTTGCCGACCCTGCGGATGGTGACGGCCTCGGACCTGCGCCTCTCTGGCCTGCCCCGGCGCAAGGTACTCGCGCTGATGACCCGGCTCCTGCACGTCGCCCACTTCCGGGTGGGGAGCGACGCCTACGCGCGGGCGCACAAGACCTACGGCCTCTCGACCCTGCGCCAGCGCCACGTCAAGGTGGAGGGCGGGACCGTGACCTTCACCTTCCGGGGCAAGCACGGGGTTCACCAGCACCGGGTCATCCGCGACCGCACCCTCGCCAATAACATCGCGCGGCTCCTCGAACTGCCCGGCCCCTGGCTCTTCCAGAGCGTGGAGGAGGACGGCACCCGTCTGCGGGTGCGCGCTCCCGACCTCAACGCCTACCTGCGCGAAGTGGTCGGCCCCTTCACCGCCAAGGACTTCCGCACCTGGGGCGGCACCCTCGTCGCCGCCGAGTTCCTGGCCGAGGCGGGAGCGCCGGGGAGCGAGCGGCAGGCCCGCAAGACCCTGGTGGAGTGCGTCAAGTACGTCGCCGAGGATCTGGGGAACACGCCCGCCGTCACGCGCGGCAGCTACATCTGCCCCGTCATCTTCGACCGTTACCAGGAGGGCAAGGTCCTCGACGACTACGAGCCGCGGGCGGGCCGCGCTGAGCCCGACCTGGAGGGCCTGACCCGCGCCGAGGCCGCCCTCAAACGGATGCTGGAGAGCGAGAAGACCCTCAGGACGCCCAGGACGAGGCGGAAAGAGAAGGTCGCGGCCTGA
- a CDS encoding DoxX family protein encodes MLPPTSRARTVARILLGAALTLAGVGHLTTLRREFQAQVPGWLPLDPDFVVLASGVVEIVLGAALLALPRQRVTVGWVVAAFFVAVFPGNVSQYLTRTDAFGLNTDGARLTRLFFQPLLVLWALWSTGAWPRRR; translated from the coding sequence ATGCTGCCCCCAACCTCCCGGGCCCGCACGGTGGCCCGCATCCTGCTGGGGGCGGCGCTGACTCTGGCTGGTGTCGGCCACCTCACGACGCTGCGGCGGGAGTTCCAGGCGCAGGTGCCGGGGTGGCTGCCGCTCGATCCCGACTTCGTGGTGCTGGCGTCCGGGGTCGTGGAGATCGTGCTGGGCGCGGCTCTGCTCGCCCTGCCGCGCCAGCGGGTGACGGTGGGGTGGGTGGTGGCCGCCTTTTTCGTCGCCGTCTTCCCCGGCAACGTGTCGCAGTACCTCACCCGCACGGACGCCTTCGGGCTGAACACCGACGGGGCGCGGCTGACCCGGCTGTTCTTCCAGCCCTTGCTGGTGCTGTGGGCGCTGTGGTCTACCGGGGCGTGGCCGAGGCGGCGTTAG
- a CDS encoding alpha-hydroxy acid oxidase translates to MTTINLPDADVPELSGTVNLADLEALGRSRLDRNALEYYASGANDEVTLRANREGFRAIRLRPRVLVDVSNVDTRSEVLGLPLACPVGIAPSAFHGLAHETAERGTARAAASAGSLMTLSTFSNTPIEDVAQDAAGRLWFQLYPSTDREASADLVRRAEAAGTRALVVTVDAPFVGRREPNERHRFALPPHLSVPNAGSREHLARMESGSGSQLVNYFQGLVDKAFTWADLAWLRSVTALPVVLKGILTAEDARLAAEHGAHVWVSNHGGRQLDTAVSSIEALPEVVEAVAGRVEVYLDGGVTRGTDVLGAVALGARCVFLGRAALWGLAAGGEAGVRRTLDLLQDELRLALALCGKQNIGQVGRDLVRL, encoded by the coding sequence GTGACCACCATCAACCTGCCGGACGCCGACGTGCCCGAGCTGAGCGGCACGGTGAACCTCGCGGACCTCGAAGCCCTGGGACGGTCCCGCCTCGACCGCAACGCGCTGGAGTATTACGCAAGCGGCGCGAACGACGAGGTGACGCTGCGGGCGAACCGCGAGGGCTTCCGCGCCATTCGTCTGCGGCCCCGCGTGCTCGTGGACGTGTCGAACGTGGACACCCGCAGTGAGGTGCTGGGGCTGCCGCTTGCCTGTCCCGTGGGCATCGCCCCGAGTGCCTTCCACGGTCTCGCGCACGAGACGGCGGAGAGGGGCACGGCCCGCGCGGCGGCCTCGGCAGGAAGCCTGATGACCCTGAGCACCTTCAGCAACACGCCCATCGAGGACGTGGCACAGGACGCGGCGGGCCGCCTGTGGTTCCAGCTTTACCCCTCCACCGACCGGGAGGCGAGCGCCGACCTCGTGCGCCGGGCCGAGGCGGCGGGGACGCGGGCCCTCGTGGTGACCGTGGACGCGCCGTTCGTGGGTCGCCGCGAGCCGAACGAACGCCACCGCTTCGCCCTGCCGCCGCATCTGAGTGTGCCGAACGCGGGCAGCCGCGAGCACCTCGCCCGGATGGAATCGGGCAGCGGGTCGCAGCTCGTGAACTACTTTCAGGGGCTGGTGGACAAGGCCTTCACCTGGGCCGACCTCGCCTGGCTGCGGTCGGTCACAGCGCTGCCGGTCGTCCTCAAGGGCATCCTCACCGCCGAGGACGCCCGGCTCGCCGCCGAGCACGGAGCCCACGTCTGGGTCAGCAACCACGGGGGAAGGCAGCTCGACACCGCCGTCAGCTCCATCGAGGCCCTGCCCGAGGTCGTGGAGGCCGTCGCGGGGCGCGTGGAGGTCTACCTCGACGGCGGCGTGACACGCGGGACGGACGTGCTGGGGGCCGTGGCCCTCGGCGCCCGCTGCGTGTTTCTGGGCCGGGCGGCGCTGTGGGGCCTTGCGGCGGGCGGGGAGGCGGGCGTGCGGCGCACCCTCGACCTCCTGCAAGACGAGTTGCGGTTGGCCCTGGCCCTATGCGGCAAGCAGAACATCGGGCAGGTGGGGCGGGATTTGGTGCGGTTGTGA
- a CDS encoding DUF427 domain-containing protein: MPRPHPTPPGPGQESVWDYPRPPRLERTPARLEIWFGGVKIAETTGGFRVLETSHPPTYYLPSDAFLPGVLVPAGGGSVCEWKGEATYWTLRVGGKTAEGVAWSYERPTPAFAPIAGYVAVYAGRVDECRVDGERVTPQPGGFYGGWVTSNVVGPFKGEPGTLGW, encoded by the coding sequence ATGCCCCGCCCCCACCCCACCCCGCCCGGCCCCGGTCAGGAAAGCGTCTGGGACTACCCCCGCCCGCCCCGGTTGGAGCGCACGCCCGCGCGGCTCGAAATCTGGTTCGGTGGGGTGAAGATCGCGGAGACGACGGGGGGCTTCCGCGTGCTGGAGACGAGCCACCCGCCCACCTACTACCTGCCCTCTGACGCTTTCCTGCCCGGCGTGCTCGTTCCGGCGGGCGGCGGCAGCGTCTGCGAGTGGAAGGGCGAGGCGACGTACTGGACGCTGCGGGTGGGTGGCAAGACGGCGGAGGGGGTGGCGTGGAGCTACGAGCGGCCCACCCCCGCCTTCGCGCCCATCGCCGGGTATGTGGCCGTCTACGCGGGCCGGGTGGACGAGTGCCGGGTGGACGGCGAGCGGGTGACGCCGCAGCCGGGCGGCTTCTACGGCGGGTGGGTCACGTCGAACGTGGTGGGGCCCTTTAAAGGCGAGCCGGGGACACTGGGCTGGTAA
- a CDS encoding nucleotidyltransferase family protein, with protein sequence MLHPETLPLVRAFAEEGVTCWLIGGQEFDRLAAAPVRDHDDIDFLVREEDGKRAVTVLEGLGFTHAHGLLESGDVFYRRGDLLVDLVPIRGDVTPPRTLGELSRIAWPADLLAPHLVEREGVRVRTLTPAMHRAMKGVVSAFYGVNLRGKDRADLAALATLPL encoded by the coding sequence ATGCTCCACCCCGAGACCCTGCCCCTTGTCCGGGCCTTCGCCGAGGAGGGCGTGACCTGCTGGCTCATCGGCGGCCAGGAGTTCGACCGCCTGGCCGCCGCACCCGTCCGCGACCACGACGACATCGACTTCCTGGTGCGTGAGGAAGACGGAAAGCGGGCCGTGACGGTGCTGGAGGGGTTGGGGTTCACCCACGCGCACGGCTTACTGGAGTCGGGGGACGTGTTCTACCGCCGGGGTGACCTGCTCGTGGACCTCGTGCCGATCCGGGGTGACGTGACCCCGCCGCGCACCCTCGGGGAACTGTCGAGGATCGCCTGGCCCGCTGACCTCCTCGCGCCGCATCTCGTCGAGCGGGAGGGGGTACGGGTCCGAACCCTCACGCCCGCGATGCACCGCGCCATGAAGGGCGTGGTGTCCGCCTTCTACGGGGTGAACTTGCGGGGGAAAGACCGGGCGGACCTCGCCGCTCTTGCTACCCTGCCGCTATGA
- the pth gene encoding aminoacyl-tRNA hydrolase codes for MRLVVGLGNPGPNYARTRHNVGWLVVDEVARRWGAVWRKEKDAEVAEIRVGPAPGARVLLIKPMTFMNAAGKAVGPLVSFYKLEPDAMLVVQDDLDSPFGLLKFRLGGRHGGQNGVRDIIRVLGTDAFPRLKVGISRPPAGWDPADWVLSRWREEEAGTLAELVRLGADAVEAWAQHGLAEAQGRFNGTDLRPKPAVPSQETPQPEPGVS; via the coding sequence ATGCGCCTCGTCGTGGGCCTGGGCAATCCGGGGCCGAACTACGCCCGCACCCGCCACAACGTCGGCTGGCTCGTCGTGGACGAGGTGGCCCGCCGCTGGGGAGCGGTGTGGCGCAAGGAAAAGGACGCCGAGGTCGCCGAGATTCGCGTCGGCCCGGCCCCCGGTGCGCGGGTCCTGCTGATCAAGCCCATGACCTTCATGAACGCGGCGGGCAAGGCGGTCGGGCCGCTCGTCTCCTTCTACAAGTTGGAGCCGGACGCGATGCTCGTCGTGCAGGACGATTTGGATAGCCCCTTCGGCCTGCTGAAGTTCCGGCTGGGCGGGAGGCACGGCGGGCAAAACGGGGTGCGGGACATCATCCGGGTGCTGGGCACCGACGCCTTCCCGCGCCTGAAGGTCGGCATCTCGCGCCCCCCGGCGGGCTGGGACCCGGCGGACTGGGTGCTGAGCCGCTGGCGGGAGGAGGAGGCGGGCACCCTCGCCGAACTCGTGCGGCTGGGGGCGGACGCGGTGGAAGCCTGGGCTCAGCACGGGCTGGCGGAGGCGCAGGGCCGCTTCAACGGCACCGACCTGCGCCCGAAACCCGCCGTTCCGTCTCAGGAGACGCCCCAGCCCGAGCCCGGCGTATCCTGA
- a CDS encoding M42 family metallopeptidase, whose translation MTTTELRLDVLHQLSNLNGVPGYEDAVRDFVLRELEGLADEVRVDPLGNVIAVRRGREDAAEGRERVMLSAHMDEIGFLVRFIDDRGFLRVQPLGGFDPRNLFARNVTVQTRGGALPGIMTPGGKPIHISSPEDRKKVPELSEFFVDLGLDVDEVRRRVRVGDMVTLDQTARQIGKLTVGKALDDRACVFLQLELLRAFQGTRPRHDVVAVFSVQEEVGLRGAGVAAYGVEPTLGIGLDVTLAVDTPGAGPEAAVTRLGEGIGIKVFDSSMISTRRLVDEFTDLAEREGIRHQLEVLPLGGTDGAAIQLSRLGVPSITLSVPTRYIHTVVEAVHEDDLRAGLALLVAYLS comes from the coding sequence ATGACCACAACCGAACTGCGGCTGGATGTCCTTCATCAGCTCTCGAACCTCAACGGCGTGCCGGGCTACGAGGACGCCGTGCGCGACTTCGTGCTGCGCGAGCTGGAGGGCCTGGCCGACGAGGTGCGGGTGGACCCGCTGGGCAACGTGATCGCCGTGCGCCGGGGCCGGGAGGACGCCGCCGAGGGCCGCGAGCGCGTGATGCTCAGCGCCCACATGGACGAGATCGGCTTTCTGGTGCGCTTCATCGACGACCGCGGCTTCCTGCGCGTGCAACCGCTCGGCGGCTTCGACCCGCGCAACCTCTTCGCCCGCAACGTGACGGTGCAGACGCGCGGCGGGGCCCTGCCCGGCATCATGACGCCCGGCGGCAAACCCATCCACATCTCCTCCCCGGAGGACCGCAAGAAGGTGCCCGAGCTCAGCGAGTTCTTCGTGGACCTGGGCCTCGACGTGGACGAGGTGCGGCGCCGGGTGCGCGTGGGCGACATGGTGACGCTCGACCAGACCGCCCGGCAGATCGGCAAGCTCACCGTGGGCAAGGCGCTGGACGACCGGGCCTGCGTCTTCCTGCAACTCGAACTCCTGCGCGCCTTCCAGGGCACCCGCCCCCGGCACGACGTGGTGGCCGTCTTCAGCGTGCAGGAGGAGGTGGGCCTGCGCGGCGCGGGCGTGGCGGCCTACGGGGTGGAGCCGACGCTGGGCATCGGCCTGGACGTGACGCTCGCGGTGGACACCCCCGGCGCGGGTCCCGAGGCGGCGGTCACCCGGCTCGGCGAGGGCATCGGCATCAAGGTCTTCGACTCCTCCATGATCTCGACGCGGCGACTGGTGGACGAGTTCACGGATCTCGCCGAGCGCGAGGGCATCCGGCACCAGCTCGAAGTGCTGCCGCTGGGGGGCACGGACGGCGCCGCCATCCAGCTCTCACGCTTGGGCGTGCCCAGCATCACCCTCAGCGTGCCCACCCGCTACATCCACACGGTTGTCGAGGCCGTCCACGAGGACGATCTGCGCGCGGGCCTCGCCCTGCTCGTCGCCTACCTGAGCTGA
- a CDS encoding P-II family nitrogen regulator translates to MRLITAVVRPERVQQVKEALFQAGISGITLSRVSGHGGEQEIVEHYRGTRVMVEFREKVEFRMAVSEPFVDVAIRAICQGARTGEVGDGKIFVQPLERVVRIRTGEEDNAALTPVTEKKLTPGVPV, encoded by the coding sequence ATGCGGCTGATCACGGCGGTCGTGCGCCCGGAGCGGGTGCAACAGGTCAAGGAGGCCCTCTTCCAGGCGGGCATCAGCGGGATCACCCTCAGCCGCGTGTCGGGGCACGGCGGCGAGCAGGAGATCGTCGAGCACTACCGGGGCACGCGGGTGATGGTGGAGTTCCGGGAGAAGGTCGAGTTCCGCATGGCCGTGTCCGAACCCTTCGTGGACGTGGCGATTCGCGCGATCTGCCAGGGCGCGCGCACGGGCGAGGTGGGCGACGGCAAGATCTTCGTGCAGCCCCTGGAGCGCGTGGTCCGCATCCGCACCGGCGAGGAGGACAACGCCGCCCTGACCCCCGTCACCGAGAAGAAGCTCACGCCGGGCGTCCCGGTCTAA